One window from the genome of Bradyrhizobium xenonodulans encodes:
- the ytfQ gene encoding galactofuranose ABC transporter, galactofuranose-binding protein YtfQ produces the protein MTLKALFAASATTALLLALPANAAELTIGFSQIGSESGWRAAETSVSKQEATKRKVNLKIADAQQKQENQIKAIRSFIAQNVDAIFLAPVVSTGWDSVLKEAKEAKIPVVLLDRDIDPSGKELYLTAVTSDSVHEGAVAGDWLAKTVGDKACNIVELQGTVGASVAANRKKGFDTAIAKHANLKVVRSQTGDFTRAKGKEVMESFIKAEGGGKSICAVYAHNDDMMVGAIQAMKEAGLKPGKDILTVSIDAVPDIFKAMVAGEANATVELTPNMAGPAFDVVAAFKEKGTVPPKWIQTESRLLTAADNPQKEYDSKKGLGY, from the coding sequence ATGACCCTCAAAGCCCTCTTTGCGGCCAGCGCCACCACGGCATTGCTGCTCGCGCTTCCGGCGAATGCCGCCGAGCTCACGATCGGCTTCTCGCAGATCGGATCGGAATCCGGCTGGCGCGCGGCCGAGACCTCGGTCTCCAAGCAGGAAGCCACCAAGCGCAAGGTCAATCTCAAGATCGCCGACGCCCAGCAGAAGCAGGAGAACCAGATCAAGGCGATCCGCTCCTTCATCGCGCAGAACGTCGATGCGATCTTCCTTGCGCCGGTCGTTTCGACCGGCTGGGATTCGGTGCTGAAGGAAGCCAAGGAGGCCAAGATCCCGGTCGTGCTGCTCGACCGCGACATCGATCCCTCCGGCAAGGAACTCTATCTCACCGCCGTGACGTCCGACAGCGTGCACGAAGGCGCGGTCGCCGGCGACTGGCTGGCCAAGACCGTCGGCGACAAGGCCTGCAACATCGTCGAATTGCAGGGCACGGTCGGCGCGAGCGTCGCCGCCAACCGCAAGAAGGGTTTTGATACCGCGATTGCCAAGCACGCCAACCTGAAGGTGGTGCGCAGCCAGACCGGCGACTTCACCCGCGCCAAGGGCAAGGAAGTGATGGAGAGCTTCATCAAGGCAGAAGGCGGCGGAAAGTCGATCTGCGCTGTCTACGCCCACAACGACGACATGATGGTCGGCGCGATCCAGGCGATGAAGGAAGCCGGCCTCAAGCCGGGCAAGGACATCCTCACGGTCTCGATCGACGCGGTCCCCGACATCTTCAAGGCGATGGTTGCCGGCGAGGCCAATGCGACGGTCGAGCTCACGCCGAACATGGCGGGCCCGGCTTTCGATGTCGTCGCGGCGTTCAAGGAGAAGGGCACCGTTCCGCCGAAATGGATCCAGACTGAATCCAGGCTGCTCACCGCCGCCGACAATCCGCAGAAGGAATACGACAGCAAGAAGGGTCTCGGTTACTGA
- a CDS encoding sugar ABC transporter ATP-binding protein, whose translation MENSLDPAPPLLEVRGISKSFGAVRALQEVDFTLRAGEIHALLGENGAGKSTLIKAITGVFPRDAGIVRLGGEEVAPRSAKAALQAGIATVYQEVNLLPNLSVAQNLFLDRQPMRFGIVREGEMRRCAKALLADFGLDIDVAAPLGSYSVAVQHVTAIARAVDLSARVLILDEPTASLDRHEVEILFGIMRQLAKRGIGIVFVSHFLDQVYEISDRITVLRNGRLVGEREIASLPRLELIRMMLGRELAETTSARASASEHEVREVCASFENYGKAGYVAPFNLELRHGEVVGLAGLLGSGRTETARLVFGAERADGGQAKVEGAPVRLQSPRDGVRHGFGYCPEERKTDGIVAELTVRENIVLALQAKRGLHKPLSRREQDEIARRYVKMLDIRPPDPERPVGLLSGGNQQKVLLARWLATSPRLLVLDEPTRGIDVGAHAEIIRLIRELCDDGLALLVISSELDEIVTYSDRVVVLRDRAHVEELAGEAVDVGSILAAIAADGASVAHEGRA comes from the coding sequence ATGGAGAACAGCCTTGATCCTGCTCCGCCGCTATTGGAGGTGCGCGGGATCAGCAAGAGCTTCGGTGCCGTGCGCGCGCTGCAGGAGGTCGACTTCACGCTTCGTGCCGGGGAGATCCATGCGCTGCTAGGTGAGAACGGCGCCGGCAAATCCACGCTGATCAAGGCGATCACCGGCGTGTTCCCGCGCGATGCCGGCATCGTCCGCCTCGGTGGCGAAGAGGTGGCGCCGCGTTCGGCCAAGGCCGCACTTCAGGCCGGCATCGCCACCGTCTATCAGGAGGTCAATCTGCTGCCGAACCTCTCGGTGGCGCAGAACCTGTTCCTCGACCGGCAGCCGATGCGTTTCGGCATCGTGCGCGAAGGCGAGATGCGCCGCTGCGCCAAGGCGCTGCTTGCCGACTTCGGCCTCGACATCGACGTCGCCGCGCCACTCGGCAGCTATTCGGTCGCCGTGCAGCATGTCACCGCGATCGCGCGCGCCGTCGATCTCTCCGCGCGCGTGTTGATCCTGGACGAGCCGACCGCGAGCCTCGACCGCCATGAGGTCGAGATCCTGTTCGGAATCATGCGCCAGCTCGCAAAGCGCGGCATCGGCATCGTCTTCGTCAGCCACTTCCTCGACCAGGTCTACGAGATCTCCGACCGCATCACGGTGTTACGCAACGGACGCCTGGTCGGCGAGCGCGAGATCGCCTCGCTGCCGCGGCTCGAGCTGATCCGGATGATGCTCGGCCGCGAGTTGGCCGAGACCACCAGCGCGCGGGCGTCGGCGAGCGAGCATGAAGTGCGCGAGGTCTGCGCGAGCTTCGAAAACTACGGCAAGGCCGGCTATGTCGCGCCGTTCAATCTCGAGCTGCGCCATGGCGAGGTCGTCGGTCTCGCCGGCCTGCTCGGCTCGGGCAGGACTGAAACGGCGCGGCTGGTGTTCGGCGCCGAGCGCGCCGATGGCGGGCAAGCGAAGGTGGAGGGCGCGCCCGTGCGGCTCCAGTCGCCACGCGACGGCGTGCGCCACGGTTTTGGCTATTGCCCGGAGGAGCGCAAAACCGACGGCATCGTCGCCGAGCTCACCGTGCGCGAGAACATCGTGCTTGCACTCCAGGCCAAGCGCGGCCTCCACAAGCCGTTGTCACGCCGTGAGCAGGACGAGATCGCGCGTCGTTACGTCAAGATGCTCGACATCCGCCCGCCGGATCCGGAGCGTCCCGTCGGCCTGCTGTCCGGCGGCAATCAGCAAAAGGTGCTGCTGGCGCGCTGGCTGGCGACATCGCCGCGACTTCTGGTGCTCGACGAGCCGACCCGCGGCATCGATGTCGGTGCGCATGCCGAGATCATCCGGCTGATCCGCGAGCTCTGCGATGACGGGCTTGCGCTGCTCGTAATCTCCTCCGAGCTGGATGAGATCGTGACCTATTCGGACCGCGTGGTGGTGCTGCGCGACCGTGCCCATGTCGAGGAGCTCGCGGGCGAGGCGGTCGACGTCGGCAGCATTCTCGCGGCCATCGCCGCCGACGGGGCCAGTGTTGCGCATGAGGGCCGGGCATGA
- a CDS encoding ABC transporter permease, with translation MTALLPRRGLAQILALIVILAVDRVVSPQFFDLRFQDGRLFGSLIDVLNRGTPVALLSLGMVLVIATRGIDLSVGAVMAICGAIAASLADSHGLPVVLAAALGAGLVCGLWNGFLVAVLGMQPIVATLILMVAGRGIAQLITEGRIVTFSSPDLVWLGNGAILGLPVPVAIALGMLILTGAVVRGSALGLLIEATGGNARASELAGVGTRAMILAVYVWCGICAALAGVIAAADIMGADANNAGLWLELDAILAVVIGGTSLFGGRFSLILAVLGALIIQTMNTGILLSGYPPEFNLLVKAVVVLAVLLLQSPKLSGIAGVVARLRRTKA, from the coding sequence ATGACGGCGCTGTTGCCGCGCCGCGGCCTTGCCCAGATCCTGGCGCTGATCGTCATCCTTGCAGTCGACCGCGTGGTCTCGCCACAATTCTTCGATTTGCGCTTCCAGGACGGCCGGTTGTTCGGCAGCCTGATCGACGTGCTCAATCGCGGCACGCCGGTGGCACTGCTCTCGCTCGGCATGGTGCTGGTGATCGCGACGCGCGGCATCGATCTGTCGGTCGGCGCGGTGATGGCGATTTGCGGCGCGATCGCGGCGAGCCTCGCCGACAGCCATGGTTTGCCCGTGGTCCTCGCGGCCGCGCTTGGTGCCGGTCTCGTCTGCGGATTGTGGAACGGATTTCTCGTCGCCGTGCTCGGCATGCAGCCGATCGTGGCGACGCTGATCCTGATGGTGGCGGGGCGCGGCATCGCGCAGCTCATCACCGAAGGACGGATCGTGACGTTCTCCTCGCCGGACCTGGTCTGGCTTGGCAATGGCGCTATTCTCGGCCTGCCGGTGCCGGTCGCAATTGCGCTCGGCATGCTGATCCTCACCGGCGCGGTGGTGCGCGGCTCGGCGCTCGGGCTTTTGATCGAGGCGACCGGCGGCAATGCGCGGGCGAGCGAGCTTGCCGGCGTCGGCACCCGTGCGATGATCCTGGCGGTCTATGTCTGGTGCGGCATCTGTGCCGCGCTCGCCGGCGTGATTGCGGCGGCCGACATCATGGGCGCCGATGCCAACAATGCCGGCCTCTGGCTCGAGCTCGACGCCATCCTCGCGGTCGTGATCGGCGGCACCTCGCTGTTCGGCGGCCGCTTCAGCCTCATTCTTGCGGTGTTAGGTGCGCTGATCATCCAGACCATGAACACGGGCATCCTGCTGTCGGGATATCCGCCAGAGTTCAATCTGCTGGTCAAGGCGGTGGTGGTGCTCGCGGTGTTGCTGCTGCAATCGCCGAAGCTGTCCGGCATCGCCGGTGTTGTGGCGCGGCTGCGGAGGACCAAAGCATGA
- the yjfF gene encoding galactofuranose ABC transporter, permease protein YjfF: protein MKGLPPVLITAIVLVAGFALCAMQFPNIASTRVVGNLLTDNAFLGIVATGMTFVIISGGIDLSVGSVIGFTTVFVALAIERWGVPPLVAFVAILALSAAFGAAMGAVIHVFDLPPFIVTLAGMFLARGASFLLSTESVPITAPVYSTVSDFALRMPGGGRLTAVAIIMLVVVIGGALLLHLTRFGANVYALGGSRTTASLMGVAVGKMTVKIYMLSSLLAGIAGIVFSFYTSAGYSLSAVGVELDTIAAVVIGGTLLTGGQGSVIGTFLGVLIQGLIQTYINFDGTLSSWWTKIATGVLLFAFIALQQGLVALARRPLAKRAGAAS, encoded by the coding sequence ATGAAAGGTCTGCCGCCCGTCCTCATCACCGCCATCGTGCTCGTTGCGGGCTTCGCGCTCTGTGCGATGCAATTCCCCAACATCGCCTCGACCCGCGTGGTCGGCAATCTCCTCACCGACAACGCGTTCCTCGGCATCGTCGCGACCGGAATGACCTTCGTCATCATCTCAGGCGGCATCGACCTCTCGGTCGGCTCGGTGATCGGCTTCACTACCGTCTTCGTCGCGCTTGCGATCGAGCGCTGGGGCGTGCCGCCGCTGGTCGCCTTCGTCGCCATTCTCGCGCTCTCGGCGGCCTTCGGGGCCGCGATGGGCGCCGTCATCCACGTCTTCGATCTGCCGCCGTTCATCGTGACGCTGGCCGGCATGTTCCTCGCTCGTGGCGCCAGCTTCCTGCTCTCGACCGAATCGGTGCCGATCACCGCGCCGGTCTATTCCACCGTGTCCGACTTCGCGCTGCGGATGCCCGGCGGCGGGCGACTGACGGCCGTTGCGATCATCATGCTCGTCGTTGTGATCGGCGGCGCGCTGCTGCTGCATCTCACCCGGTTCGGCGCCAACGTCTATGCGCTCGGCGGCAGCCGGACGACGGCGAGCCTGATGGGCGTTGCGGTCGGCAAGATGACGGTGAAGATCTACATGCTGTCGAGCCTGCTCGCAGGCATCGCCGGCATCGTCTTCTCCTTCTACACCAGCGCCGGCTATTCGCTCTCCGCCGTCGGCGTCGAGCTCGACACCATCGCAGCGGTCGTGATCGGCGGCACGCTGCTGACGGGCGGGCAGGGCTCGGTGATCGGCACCTTCCTCGGCGTGCTGATCCAGGGCCTGATCCAGACCTACATCAATTTCGACGGCACGCTGTCGAGCTGGTGGACCAAGATCGCGACCGGCGTCCTGCTGTTCGCCTTCATCGCCTTGCAGCAGGGGCTGGTCGCCCTGGCGCGCCGGCCGTTGGCGAAGCGCGCGGGAGCTGCCTCATGA
- a CDS encoding FadR/GntR family transcriptional regulator: protein MTSRIVVIPTRRAHSNHAEVARSIGVDIIAGRYAEGTRLPGDAEMIAMFGVSRPVLRESVKTLVAKGLLTTKARVGTVVRERGAWNMFDADVLAWHLDAGIEKRFLNDLAEIRLAVEPRAAMLAAAQRSEDDLAELRRCMDRMRIEPSDSAGFADADLALHVAVARASGNLFMRSIGHVIEAALRASFLLSAPVEPEDRDTVLLWHQKIVDAIAAGDATTASEAMVYVIHNGMRRHEGTVIVTAPAEALPSAESGERS from the coding sequence ATGACCTCGCGCATCGTCGTCATCCCGACACGACGGGCCCATTCCAACCACGCGGAAGTGGCGCGGTCGATCGGCGTCGACATCATCGCCGGCCGTTACGCGGAGGGCACGCGCCTGCCGGGGGATGCCGAGATGATCGCGATGTTCGGCGTGTCGCGGCCGGTGCTGCGGGAGAGCGTGAAGACGCTGGTCGCCAAGGGCCTGCTCACCACCAAGGCGCGGGTCGGCACCGTCGTGCGGGAGCGTGGGGCGTGGAACATGTTCGATGCCGACGTGCTGGCCTGGCATCTGGACGCCGGGATCGAGAAGCGCTTCCTCAACGATCTCGCCGAAATCCGTCTCGCGGTCGAGCCGCGCGCGGCCATGCTCGCAGCGGCGCAGCGGTCCGAGGACGACCTCGCCGAGCTCCGTCGTTGCATGGACCGCATGCGGATCGAGCCCTCCGATTCCGCAGGCTTTGCCGACGCCGACCTCGCGCTCCATGTGGCGGTGGCGCGCGCTTCGGGCAATCTGTTCATGCGCTCGATCGGGCACGTCATCGAGGCTGCGCTACGCGCCTCGTTCCTGCTCAGCGCCCCGGTCGAGCCGGAGGACCGCGACACGGTGCTGCTCTGGCACCAGAAGATCGTCGATGCCATCGCGGCCGGCGACGCCACGACGGCGTCGGAGGCGATGGTCTATGTCATTCACAACGGCATGCGCCGCCATGAGGGGACGGTGATCGTAACAGCGCCGGCCGAGGCGCTGCCATCTGCGGAATCCGGAGAGAGATCGTGA
- a CDS encoding Gfo/Idh/MocA family protein has translation MTELRIAIVGFGKIARDQHVGAIAAVPGATLAAIASRNASLPGLPHFATIEDLLEKGPPIDAVSLCTPPQVRRTQAAAALKAGKHVMLEKPPGTGVAELDPLIAMATEAKRTLFATWHSRHAPAVEPARQWLAARRIKSVHINWKEDVRVWHPGQGWIWEPGGLGVFDPGINALSILTRILPKPVFVTAAELAFPANCQAPIAANLTLTDIDGLPIRAEFDFRQTGPQSWDILVETDHGQLTLSGGGRRMAIDGKTVAEAPDEEYRELYRRFVDLAVTGASDVDLAPLRLVADAFLLGRRNIVEPFVD, from the coding sequence GTGACTGAACTTCGCATCGCCATCGTCGGCTTCGGCAAGATCGCGCGCGACCAGCATGTCGGTGCGATCGCCGCGGTGCCCGGCGCGACACTGGCCGCCATCGCGAGCCGGAACGCTTCGCTGCCGGGGCTGCCGCATTTTGCCACGATCGAGGACTTGCTGGAGAAGGGGCCGCCGATCGACGCCGTCTCGCTCTGCACGCCGCCACAGGTGCGGCGCACCCAGGCCGCCGCGGCGCTCAAGGCCGGCAAGCACGTGATGCTGGAGAAGCCGCCGGGCACCGGCGTTGCCGAGCTCGATCCGCTGATCGCGATGGCGACGGAGGCCAAGCGCACGCTGTTTGCGACCTGGCATTCGCGCCATGCACCGGCGGTCGAGCCGGCGCGGCAATGGCTCGCCGCGCGCCGGATCAAGTCCGTCCACATCAACTGGAAGGAAGACGTTCGGGTCTGGCATCCCGGGCAGGGCTGGATCTGGGAGCCGGGCGGCCTCGGTGTGTTCGATCCCGGCATCAACGCACTGTCGATCCTGACCAGGATCCTGCCCAAGCCGGTGTTTGTCACCGCGGCCGAGCTCGCGTTTCCCGCCAATTGCCAGGCGCCGATCGCCGCGAACCTGACGCTGACCGATATCGACGGCCTGCCAATCCGTGCCGAGTTCGACTTCCGGCAGACCGGGCCGCAGAGCTGGGATATCCTCGTCGAAACCGACCACGGCCAGTTGACGCTGTCCGGCGGCGGCAGGCGCATGGCGATCGACGGCAAGACCGTTGCCGAGGCGCCCGATGAGGAATATCGGGAGCTCTACCGGCGCTTCGTCGATCTCGCCGTAACAGGCGCAAGCGATGTCGACCTGGCGCCGCTTCGTCTCGTCGCCGATGCCTTCCTGCTCGGCAGGCGCAACATCGTCGAACCGTTTGTGGATTAG
- a CDS encoding aldose epimerase family protein, giving the protein MAGPKIQKDVFGTLPDGRKVERIVLRGEGGFEARIITHGAVLQALIAPDAKGACDDVVLGHDAFAGYLAERKFFGATVGRYANRIANGQFSLVGETVQLPVNNGPNALHGGLDGFDRKLWEIAEIDEGAAPAVTLTYTSPDGEENYPGRLDVRLTYRVTGPAELSLTMAARTDRATIINLTNHSFFNLEGATSGTPILDHRLTVAAEHFLAIDPTAIPLPEPPRSVAGTPFDFREPRPVGERIRESHEQLRNGRGYDHTYCLGRDGKLALAARLEAPRSGRIMELFTDQPGLQVYSGNYLDGTISGKGGKLYRQSDAICLEPHIWPDAPNRPDFPSPRLDPGGIYRHHTVYRFAVRSP; this is encoded by the coding sequence ATGGCTGGCCCGAAAATACAAAAAGACGTCTTCGGAACGCTGCCGGACGGCCGCAAGGTCGAGCGCATCGTGCTGCGCGGGGAGGGCGGCTTCGAAGCGCGCATCATCACCCATGGTGCGGTGCTCCAGGCGCTGATCGCGCCGGATGCGAAGGGAGCCTGCGACGACGTCGTGCTCGGTCATGATGCGTTCGCCGGCTATCTCGCCGAGCGGAAGTTTTTCGGAGCCACGGTCGGCCGTTATGCCAACCGCATAGCCAACGGCCAGTTCTCGCTCGTCGGCGAGACGGTGCAGCTTCCCGTCAACAACGGTCCGAACGCGCTGCATGGTGGCCTCGACGGGTTCGATCGCAAGCTCTGGGAGATCGCGGAGATCGACGAGGGCGCCGCACCCGCGGTCACGCTGACTTACACGAGCCCGGACGGCGAAGAAAATTATCCCGGCCGACTCGACGTGCGCCTGACCTATCGCGTCACCGGCCCGGCGGAATTGTCGCTGACCATGGCGGCGCGGACCGACCGGGCGACCATCATCAACCTGACCAACCACAGCTTCTTCAACCTGGAAGGCGCTACCTCGGGCACGCCCATTCTCGACCACCGCCTGACAGTCGCTGCCGAGCATTTCCTCGCCATCGATCCCACCGCCATTCCGCTGCCGGAGCCGCCGCGAAGCGTAGCCGGCACGCCGTTCGACTTCCGCGAGCCGCGGCCCGTGGGTGAACGCATCCGCGAGAGCCACGAGCAATTGCGCAACGGCAGGGGGTACGATCACACCTATTGCCTCGGGCGTGACGGCAAGCTTGCGCTCGCGGCGCGGCTGGAGGCGCCGCGCTCGGGGCGCATCATGGAGCTGTTCACCGATCAGCCCGGCCTTCAGGTCTATTCCGGCAACTATCTCGACGGCACGATTTCGGGGAAGGGTGGCAAGCTGTATCGCCAGTCGGACGCCATTTGCCTCGAGCCGCATATCTGGCCTGATGCGCCGAACCGCCCGGATTTCCCGAGCCCGCGTCTCGATCCCGGCGGAATCTATCGCCATCACACGGTCTATCGCTTTGCAGTAAGGTCGCCATGA